TGGTGCTATATAGCCAACGATGCACGCTTTATAAGACGGCTAAGCATGATGGCCAATTCACTTTGCGTGGCTAACAATATTGTGAAAGGTTTTCATGCCAGATTGGAGATGAGGCAGCAAATCGAAGATTTCCAGCTGGGGCTGTAAAGCTGACTTGCCATCTTAAACTGGCAAGTCGTTATAGGTCACACTGATCGGAAGCCAGACAGAAAGCCTTAAGAGAATATCACTTACTAaaggattttatttaaagtctaaattctgaaaacaaattttataataatatcttttccaatgttttaaaactatatGTTGTTCCATCgtttttaaaagtttgtttttagaATAACTGTACTAATGTTAGGAAGTACCACATTTCAGAAAAGCAGTGAATATAATAATTGGTTGCCTTTTTTAGTTTTGGAGGAGACACATTTCTTCAATGCATGGGGGACAgatcattaaaataatatgtacattttttaatattgaattcatttaaaatatttttacagaTTTTTACTGGTCTTCGTCGCCACCCACTACTTGGTAGACTCAGCGGATCCCCTTTCCAATATACCCAGCGAAAGCAAACCCAAATCGTTCGAGGAGATTTTACCTTCGGCGGTTCCCTTCGAGACCTCACACAAACATCCGGGTGCCGGGGAGAGGAAGGAGGGATTTCAAACCTCCCATAAAATAAGCATAAGGGCCACCGATTCCGTTGACTATTCGATGAATCTGCTGCCTACTAAAGAGCGACCCGAATTGAACCCCGTTTTGAGTGCACTTATCAACGAAGATGTTATGAAGAGCATCGAGGCCAAAAGagccatagaagaagaggagCTGGCCGAGGTTAGGCGTGAAATTGAGCAGGCCGCCGTGTTGGAGTTGGCCCAGAAGAGGGGCTTTACCACTACCGAGACACCTGCTCTTCTGTTGACGACTTTGCCCACAGCTGGCAAGAAGCTCGATAACTTGGATGAGGACATAGTCGTGGATCCTCACGAAGATTTTATCAACCAAAATTTTGCCCTGGAGAGTGCGGGCAGTGAGAACACCAAGAAATCCCGAATAGAGATTAAAAAGGGACCCAATGGCCAGGACTACGAGTACGAGTATGTCTATTACTATGAAGAGGACGATGACTCAAGCAAGGTGGATCCATCTGCGGAGCCCGAGACGCGTGGTAAGACTAGATATACCAATATCGAGAGGAGCACGACGGCCACTCCGAGTGGAAATAGCCTACAGAGTGGCAAGGCCAAAGGAAGATCATCTGATACCTCTGAAGATATAGAGGCTGAACGGCTTCCAATGATCACTCGGTTTCCCAGCCGTGGCAAGAACATTGAAGTGCCACCAACAGCAGCTCTTGATTCTTTGGAAATCGCTGCCGAGCGCAAGAAGATTAGTGTTAAGCGCCCCAGTTTGGAGTTGGTGGATAGTGCTACATTCAACACGGATGAGAAACAGACCAAGGCAGCTCGCAAGGgtgaaaatgaattaaaaccAGTAATTGCTATCGAACAGGAGGAGGCAGCTAGAAAGAAAATGCAACAGGTTAAGGAGGAGCAGGCAAGGAAAGATAAGGAGACCGAAATGTCAATCGATCAGGAGGATTTTGAGCAGACCACGCCGTCCATGGAGAAGGCCGCTCTAGATCTCTATGCCATATTGACCAATGAAAACCTTAATAACGAACAAACTACTGTAATTCCGGATACTGCGGGTTCAGAGGGTTTCACCACTTTTGCAACAGAAACTGCAAGTACTGATGAGGATGAGGCCGGTGTCATGACCACCCTGATTAATGAGATTTCATCGAGTACCAGCACCACTacgacg
This Drosophila simulans strain w501 chromosome X, Prin_Dsim_3.1, whole genome shotgun sequence DNA region includes the following protein-coding sequences:
- the LOC6724767 gene encoding flocculation protein FLO11 translates to MLLKVFLLVFVATHYLVDSADPLSNIPSESKPKSFEEILPSAVPFETSHKHPGAGERKEGFQTSHKISIRATDSVDYSMNLLPTKERPELNPVLSALINEDVMKSIEAKRAIEEEELAEVRREIEQAAVLELAQKRGFTTTETPALLLTTLPTAGKKLDNLDEDIVVDPHEDFINQNFALESAGSENTKKSRIEIKKGPNGQDYEYEYVYYYEEDDDSSKVDPSAEPETRGKTRYTNIERSTTATPSGNSLQSGKAKGRSSDTSEDIEAERLPMITRFPSRGKNIEVPPTAALDSLEIAAERKKISVKRPSLELVDSATFNTDEKQTKAARKGENELKPVIAIEQEEAARKKMQQVKEEQARKDKETEMSIDQEDFEQTTPSMEKAALDLYAILTNENLNNEQTTVIPDTAGSEGFTTFATETASTDEDEAGVMTTLINEISSSTSTTTTAATTTTTTTTTEPPTTTSTTTTTTAAPSLFGGRRAGLSGLGGRNRFKLNRAEGGSTTTSTTEASVATETNKTGRNRFSRPSIGGRSRPGARTTTAPDATSVAAPAAEEGIVVAKEVKPVSTSFARGRPRNRFSLRVSTTTARPSEESPAEDDAPAESSSTTTRSTLRGRPGLGLRGRSRTTTSKAPASSEGAEAVEPTATASSEDVKSGLTSPSTGESGRPSRFNIHRAGGNRLLSRGKLGRSGVSTEAPKETQTAEDSAAESSSHLNDVKEEQTSGDEFSEKTNEAGDSAAVVPAAPVSGLNRLRTRPRLNALTHKTDAVKPKASAAPAPAPRKINPLLAKRRLHLGATSTTESPAEEEHLALDSSAEQSDKEESFSGGSNETGGEGLGKPEHETTEATEATTKQQARGLGLLGQRRRLPLRKPGTIL